A genomic segment from Pseudostreptobacillus hongkongensis encodes:
- a CDS encoding NUDIX domain-containing protein, translating to MHINLDKRVQYILNILNEYGSAYIVGGAIRDILLGIEPEDYDIASNISMSELFYILDEYNPVVISEKYEIVSIEIEGINIEIARFRKENGVLDGRNPEHFSFVDTIEEDLKRRDFTINAFAYSSNTGLIDIYNGLEDLENRKVNVVGEDAFLRLKEDNVRVLRALYLVSKFDFKLSCELKEAIEKFDLQKKYKISKTNFFKTLNKILFNKYSYKALDMAINLNVLNTYIPEINSINKNKVIQKDLVNAYKVYCKYNAYEEKSIGYAIFCIYLGKSFSTKNYMFPSISFVEAYLKQFNLNIVDIILIKNLIYYSNITDKKLGVSFIKRMLFEFRNNKNVSKLLNLISFINHHSKDYNNIMKKTLELLSKIQSIYFNGDIIFMNDMDISIVDIYNLKLPIDINRDYIRKEIYNKLIEGELINVKKDIIEYINDKYANGLKITEVKSSGALVFRYDKEKKLEFLLVKINGGNWGFPKGHIEENENEIEAAKREIREETGLDVELYYSDEFKKVISYITNDGNLKYVTLYLAEVGNDDQVYIDNYEIVDYKWLSLDEALKVITYSSQRDVLHSARLYLFMRKGM from the coding sequence ATGCATATTAATTTAGATAAAAGAGTTCAATATATATTGAATATTTTAAATGAATATGGTAGTGCATATATCGTAGGAGGTGCTATAAGAGATATTTTGTTAGGTATAGAACCAGAAGATTACGATATAGCATCTAACATATCTATGAGTGAATTATTCTATATTTTAGATGAGTATAATCCAGTGGTTATTTCTGAAAAATATGAAATAGTATCTATTGAAATTGAAGGTATTAACATAGAAATAGCTCGTTTTAGAAAGGAAAATGGAGTTTTAGATGGTAGAAATCCAGAACATTTTTCTTTTGTAGATACTATAGAAGAAGATCTTAAAAGACGTGATTTTACAATAAATGCATTTGCATATAGTTCTAATACTGGACTTATCGATATATATAATGGTTTGGAAGATTTAGAAAATAGGAAAGTAAATGTAGTAGGTGAAGATGCATTCTTAAGATTAAAAGAAGATAATGTAAGAGTGTTGAGAGCCTTATATTTAGTATCTAAATTTGATTTCAAACTATCGTGTGAATTAAAGGAAGCTATAGAAAAATTTGATTTACAGAAAAAATACAAGATATCTAAAACTAATTTTTTTAAGACTTTAAATAAAATTTTATTTAATAAGTATTCATATAAGGCGCTTGATATGGCTATTAATTTAAATGTTTTAAATACTTATATACCTGAAATTAATAGTATTAATAAGAATAAAGTTATACAAAAAGATCTTGTAAATGCATATAAGGTTTACTGTAAATATAATGCTTATGAAGAAAAATCTATAGGTTATGCTATATTTTGTATATATTTAGGTAAATCTTTTTCAACTAAGAATTATATGTTCCCAAGTATATCTTTTGTTGAAGCATATTTGAAACAATTTAACTTAAATATAGTGGATATTATATTGATAAAAAATCTAATATATTATAGTAATATAACTGATAAAAAATTAGGTGTTTCATTTATTAAAAGAATGTTATTTGAATTTAGAAATAATAAGAATGTTTCAAAACTTCTAAATTTGATTTCATTTATAAATCATCACTCAAAAGATTATAATAATATTATGAAAAAAACTCTTGAGTTGTTGAGTAAAATACAATCTATATACTTTAATGGTGACATTATTTTTATGAATGATATGGATATAAGTATAGTAGATATATATAATTTAAAATTACCTATAGATATAAATAGAGATTATATTAGAAAAGAAATATATAATAAATTAATTGAAGGTGAACTTATAAATGTTAAAAAAGATATTATAGAATATATAAATGATAAATATGCTAATGGTTTGAAAATTACTGAAGTTAAATCTTCAGGAGCTTTAGTTTTTAGGTATGATAAAGAAAAAAAACTAGAATTTCTGTTAGTTAAAATTAATGGAGGTAATTGGGGATTCCCTAAAGGTCATATAGAAGAAAATGAGAATGAAATAGAAGCAGCTAAAAGAGAAATTAGAGAAGAAACTGGACTTGATGTAGAACTTTATTATTCAGATGAATTTAAAAAGGTTATATCATATATTACTAATGATGGTAATTTAAAATACGTTACTCTTTATTTAGCTGAGGTTGGAAATGATGATCAGGTTTATATAGATAATTATGAAATAGTTGATTATAAATGGTTAAGTCTTGATGAAGCTCTTAAGGTGATAACTTATTCATCTCAAAGAGATGTTTTACATAGTGCAAGATTATATTTATTTATGAGAAAGGGGATGTAA
- a CDS encoding RNA methyltransferase — translation MRNNIFLGLVHYPVYNKNSEVVATSVTNFDIHDISRSCRTYDINKYFIITPVDAQKELTSRIIGFWQEGDGIDFNKDRNEAFENTLLSDSIEDSIKTIEKMTGKRPVIVTTSARMFENTVSFSELSNKIFNDDEVYLLLFGTGWGLTQEVMDMSKYILEPIRINTRYNHLSVRAAVAIILDRLFGEK, via the coding sequence ATGAGAAATAATATTTTTTTAGGATTGGTACATTATCCAGTTTATAATAAAAATAGTGAAGTTGTTGCAACTTCAGTTACAAATTTTGATATACATGATATATCAAGATCATGTAGAACTTATGATATTAACAAATATTTTATAATAACTCCAGTAGATGCTCAAAAAGAATTGACTTCTAGAATAATAGGTTTCTGGCAAGAAGGAGATGGAATAGATTTTAATAAGGATAGAAATGAAGCTTTTGAAAATACTTTGCTTTCAGATAGTATAGAAGATAGTATAAAAACTATAGAAAAAATGACAGGGAAAAGACCTGTTATAGTTACAACTTCAGCTAGAATGTTTGAAAACACAGTTTCTTTTTCAGAGCTTAGTAATAAAATATTTAATGATGATGAAGTATATTTATTATTATTTGGTACAGGTTGGGGTCTAACTCAAGAAGTTATGGATATGTCTAAATATATATTAGAACCAATAAGAATAAATACAAGATATAATCATTTATCAGTAAGAGCTGCTGTAGCTATAATACTTGATAGATTATTTGGAGAAAAATAG
- a CDS encoding PTS-dependent dihydroxyacetone kinase phosphotransferase subunit DhaM, with the protein MVGIVLVCHSNAMTDAFLEFCEVLKQEDFPLLNGGGSHYDTYGTTPEMVASIVKEADKGNGVLAIVDFGSSINAVQGAQKILKGEIELEIADCPFVEGALSAIAANDESLDLKTLKMIAEDSSNFKKIKG; encoded by the coding sequence ATGGTAGGAATTGTTTTGGTTTGTCATAGTAATGCAATGACAGATGCATTTTTAGAATTTTGTGAAGTATTAAAACAAGAAGATTTTCCTTTGTTAAATGGGGGAGGATCACATTATGATACTTATGGTACTACACCTGAAATGGTTGCTAGTATTGTAAAAGAAGCAGATAAAGGAAACGGTGTACTTGCAATAGTAGATTTTGGTAGCTCTATTAATGCTGTACAAGGTGCTCAAAAAATATTAAAAGGTGAAATCGAGCTTGAAATAGCAGATTGTCCTTTTGTCGAAGGAGCTTTATCTGCTATAGCTGCAAATGATGAAAGTTTGGATTTAAAAACTTTAAAAATGATAGCAGAAGATAGTTCTAATTTTAAAAAAATTAAAGGCTAG
- the rimM gene encoding ribosome maturation factor RimM (Essential for efficient processing of 16S rRNA) has protein sequence MDNLILIGQVTGTHRLLGTVKVNSKFPNVEILKGLSVILKKDNDIKISKINDVKGITGGRVLFDLDKINNLDLAKELVGYKIYVRSDLVPDYKEEISIIGYNVYDKEEHIGEVIDILETAAHEILIVDNLGSEIMIPYIDVFVKEVDDVKKIIKAELIEGMR, from the coding sequence ATGGACAATTTAATATTAATAGGTCAGGTAACTGGTACACATAGATTATTAGGAACTGTTAAGGTTAATAGCAAGTTTCCTAATGTTGAAATTTTAAAAGGGTTAAGTGTAATACTTAAAAAAGATAATGATATTAAAATATCTAAAATTAATGATGTTAAAGGTATTACTGGAGGTAGAGTTCTATTTGATTTAGATAAAATAAATAATTTAGATCTTGCAAAAGAATTAGTGGGATATAAGATATATGTTAGATCAGACTTAGTCCCTGATTATAAAGAGGAAATTTCTATTATAGGGTATAATGTATATGATAAAGAAGAACATATAGGTGAAGTAATAGATATTTTAGAAACAGCAGCACATGAAATACTTATAGTAGATAATTTAGGAAGTGAAATTATGATACCATATATAGATGTGTTTGTAAAAGAAGTTGATGATGTAAAGAAAATAATTAAAGCAGAGTTAATAGAAGGAATGAGATAG
- the trmD gene encoding tRNA (guanosine(37)-N1)-methyltransferase TrmD, whose amino-acid sequence MKIRVLTLFEELFSLYLSQTIMKRADDNDIIYDIVNIRNYSNNKHNQVDDTPFGGGAGMVLKPEPYWAYFRELRLNKVKKPYTVFVSPQGKTLDQNKLIELSKIEDLCIISGRYEGLDQRVIDKFVDEEISIGDYVLSSGDLASLVLIDGIVRMKDGIIKKESYETDSFYNGLLGFPQYTRPQVIDNMTVPEILLSGNHKLIDEYRFEKSVFKTLKNRPDLIQEKIEDKNFKKKYDLIINQILKK is encoded by the coding sequence ATGAAAATAAGGGTACTTACATTATTTGAAGAGTTATTTTCGCTTTACCTTTCTCAAACTATAATGAAACGTGCAGATGACAATGATATAATTTATGATATTGTGAATATTAGAAATTATTCAAATAATAAACATAATCAAGTAGATGATACACCATTTGGTGGTGGAGCAGGTATGGTACTAAAACCTGAACCCTATTGGGCATATTTTAGAGAACTTAGATTAAATAAAGTAAAAAAACCTTATACTGTATTTGTAAGTCCACAAGGAAAAACTTTAGATCAAAATAAACTAATAGAGTTATCTAAAATAGAAGATTTATGTATAATATCTGGAAGATATGAAGGCCTTGATCAAAGAGTTATTGATAAATTTGTTGATGAAGAAATATCTATAGGAGATTATGTTTTAAGTAGTGGTGATTTGGCATCTCTTGTTTTAATAGATGGTATAGTTAGAATGAAAGATGGTATAATAAAAAAAGAATCATATGAAACAGATTCTTTCTATAATGGATTATTAGGATTTCCACAATATACAAGACCTCAGGTTATTGATAATATGACAGTTCCTGAAATTTTATTAAGCGGTAATCATAAATTAATAGATGAATATAGGTTTGAAAAATCTGTTTTTAAAACTTTAAAAAACAGACCAGATCTAATACAAGAAAAAATAGAAGATAAAAATTTCAAGAAAAAATATGATTTAATAATAAATCAAATTTTAAAAAAGTAA
- a CDS encoding ankyrin repeat domain-containing protein: MSKKIFILIFILLNLISYSEDEKIYIVGEKAEIEEKNENRLETFLNSIKYFNNTVALNYINGSKNEYSTVYPAGSYSPGFQNVITKSEVDPIDINLKNSVGESAVILAIEYGNNAILKELLKHDVNLNVKHPVFGKYPIHSAVYFQNREAVEMLLEKEPDFVNFKNDVDGWMPLEDAVLKGDADIVKLLLDKGADPRLRDYSGKRAIDLAVNYGKGEIVKLLRDKIVELRK; this comes from the coding sequence ATGAGTAAAAAAATATTTATATTAATTTTTATTCTTTTGAATTTAATATCATATTCAGAAGATGAAAAAATATATATAGTTGGTGAAAAAGCAGAAATAGAAGAAAAAAATGAGAATAGATTAGAAACATTTTTAAATTCTATAAAATATTTTAATAATACAGTTGCACTAAACTATATTAATGGAAGTAAAAATGAGTATTCTACTGTTTATCCAGCTGGTTCATATTCACCAGGATTTCAAAATGTAATTACAAAATCAGAAGTGGATCCTATAGATATAAATCTTAAGAATTCAGTTGGAGAAAGTGCAGTTATACTTGCTATAGAATATGGAAATAATGCAATATTGAAAGAATTACTTAAACATGATGTAAACTTAAATGTTAAACATCCTGTATTTGGTAAATATCCTATACATTCAGCAGTGTATTTTCAAAATAGGGAAGCAGTAGAAATGTTGCTTGAAAAAGAACCGGATTTTGTAAATTTTAAAAATGATGTAGACGGTTGGATGCCACTTGAAGATGCGGTATTAAAAGGTGATGCAGATATAGTAAAATTACTTTTAGATAAGGGAGCAGATCCTAGACTTAGAGATTATTCTGGTAAAAGAGCTATAGATTTGGCGGTTAATTATGGTAAAGGTGAAATAGTTAAATTACTTAGAGATAAGATAGTTGAATTGAGAAAATAA
- the ptsP gene encoding phosphoenolpyruvate--protein phosphotransferase, which yields MMRLTGIGASEGVAIGKVLIFHQEELEFPKEKFLSSETAESEIIKLEEAMKKSKTQLISIREKVRAKLGDDKADIFDGHILLLEDEDLMDEITAKIKEDGLKAPYALKEGIDGYCEMLSQLDDPYLRERVADFQDIGTRWLKNLLNIKIKDLSNLEPNTIIVTNDLTPSDTAQLDLENCKGFVTEVGGKTAHSAIMARSLEIPAVVGTKSIITTVKDGEDIIIDGDEGEIYLSPTPELVKEFEVKRLEQINAIEELRKLKDLKPITKDGHEVEIWGNIGKPEDVEAVIESGATGIGLYRTEFLFMNSDHMPTEEEQYRAYRAVVEKMNNNPVTIRTMDIGGDKELPYLDLPKELNPFLGYRAIRISLVNKEMFKTQLRAILRASAYGTVKIMYPMISSIKEVRLANQILEECKAELDAIGKRFDRNIKVGIMIETPSSAIIAYKFAKEVDFFSIGTNDLTQYFLAVDRGNEMVSDLYSAFNPAVLEAIQKAIDAAHNQGISISMCGEFAGNKDAAELLLGMGLDAFSMSASSVLKVKNKILECNYTDAQKYRDLILSKDTTEEVIESLR from the coding sequence ATGATGAGATTAACAGGAATAGGTGCATCTGAGGGTGTAGCAATAGGAAAAGTTTTAATTTTTCACCAAGAAGAATTAGAATTTCCTAAAGAGAAATTTTTAAGTAGTGAAACAGCTGAATCTGAAATTATTAAGTTAGAAGAAGCTATGAAAAAATCAAAAACACAATTAATCTCTATTAGAGAAAAAGTAAGGGCAAAACTTGGCGATGATAAAGCAGATATTTTTGACGGACATATACTTTTACTAGAAGACGAAGATTTAATGGATGAGATTACAGCTAAAATTAAAGAAGATGGGTTAAAGGCTCCTTATGCATTAAAAGAAGGAATTGATGGTTATTGTGAAATGTTATCACAACTTGATGACCCTTATTTAAGAGAAAGAGTAGCAGATTTCCAAGATATAGGAACTAGATGGTTAAAAAATTTATTAAATATAAAAATAAAAGATCTTAGTAATTTAGAACCTAATACTATAATCGTTACTAATGATTTAACTCCTTCAGATACAGCGCAATTAGACTTAGAAAATTGTAAAGGATTTGTAACTGAAGTTGGAGGTAAAACAGCACACTCTGCAATAATGGCAAGATCATTAGAAATACCAGCAGTAGTTGGAACTAAATCAATAATAACTACAGTTAAAGATGGAGAAGATATAATAATAGATGGAGATGAAGGAGAAATTTATTTAAGTCCAACTCCAGAATTAGTTAAAGAGTTTGAAGTAAAAAGATTAGAACAAATTAACGCAATAGAAGAATTAAGAAAATTAAAAGATTTAAAACCTATAACAAAAGATGGACACGAAGTTGAAATATGGGGAAATATAGGGAAACCTGAAGATGTAGAAGCAGTAATTGAATCTGGTGCTACAGGTATAGGATTATATAGAACAGAATTCCTATTTATGAATTCAGATCATATGCCTACAGAAGAAGAACAATATAGAGCGTATAGAGCAGTTGTTGAAAAAATGAATAATAATCCAGTAACTATTCGTACTATGGATATAGGTGGAGATAAAGAATTACCTTATTTAGATCTACCAAAAGAATTAAACCCATTCTTAGGATATAGAGCTATAAGAATATCTTTAGTTAACAAGGAAATGTTTAAAACTCAATTAAGAGCTATATTAAGAGCGTCTGCTTATGGAACAGTTAAAATTATGTATCCGATGATAAGTTCTATAAAAGAAGTTAGACTTGCTAATCAAATATTAGAAGAATGTAAAGCAGAACTTGATGCTATAGGTAAGAGATTTGATAGAAATATTAAAGTTGGTATTATGATAGAAACACCATCTTCTGCAATAATAGCATATAAATTTGCAAAAGAGGTTGATTTCTTCTCAATAGGAACTAATGATTTAACTCAATATTTCTTAGCAGTAGATAGAGGAAATGAAATGGTTTCAGATCTTTATTCAGCATTTAATCCAGCAGTACTTGAAGCTATACAAAAAGCAATAGACGCTGCACATAATCAAGGAATTTCTATAAGTATGTGTGGAGAATTTGCAGGAAATAAAGATGCTGCAGAATTATTATTAGGTATGGGACTAGATGCATTTAGTATGTCAGCATCTTCTGTATTAAAAGTTAAAAATAAAATATTAGAATGTAATTATACTGATGCTCAAAAATATAGAGATTTAATCTTAAGTAAAGATACAACAGAAGAAGTTATAGAGTCTCTAAGATAG
- a CDS encoding DJ-1 family glyoxalase III, with the protein MKKMLVIWVNGLEETETIFPVDLMRRAGIKVDAVSITDKLEILSSHNISLKADKLFEDINIDDYDGIMFSGGAGYKEYEKNLFLKETVEKYILDNKLVTAICAAPSYLAKIGVLKNKEATVYKGFDHFLTENGAIYVDVPVIKANNIITARSVAAAKDFGLEVVEYLLGKETRINLEEEIINY; encoded by the coding sequence ATGAAAAAAATGTTAGTAATTTGGGTGAATGGACTTGAAGAAACTGAAACAATATTTCCTGTAGATTTAATGAGAAGAGCAGGAATAAAAGTTGATGCTGTAAGTATTACAGATAAACTTGAAATTTTAAGTTCTCATAATATATCCTTAAAGGCTGATAAACTATTTGAAGATATAAATATAGATGATTATGATGGAATTATGTTTTCAGGTGGTGCAGGTTATAAAGAATATGAAAAAAATTTATTTTTAAAAGAAACAGTTGAAAAATATATTTTAGATAATAAACTTGTAACAGCAATTTGTGCAGCACCTTCATATTTAGCTAAAATTGGAGTGTTAAAAAATAAGGAAGCTACAGTATATAAAGGGTTTGACCATTTTTTAACTGAAAATGGAGCTATATATGTAGATGTTCCAGTTATAAAAGCTAATAATATTATAACTGCAAGATCTGTAGCAGCTGCAAAAGATTTTGGACTTGAAGTAGTAGAATATCTTTTAGGAAAAGAAACTAGAATTAATTTAGAAGAAGAAATAATAAATTACTAG
- a CDS encoding glucose-1-phosphate adenylyltransferase yields the protein MEMLAMILAGGRGSRLDILSEERVKPSVPFAGKFRIIDFTLSNCSNSGIYDVALLTQYLPLSLNEHIGSGRPWDFERRDSSITLLQPHESLRGQSWYQGTADAIRQNLKFIKNKNPKYVLILSGDHIYKMNYKWMLDEHKKNDAELTIAAINVPVEEASRFGIFEVDEDKKILSFEEKPEHPKSNFASMGIYIFNTDSLIKYIEEAEEVDLDFGKHIIPKMIKEERKVFVHCYDSYWMDVGTYDSYLEANLDLIKKSEEVGINLYDPNWKIYTRNENLAPVRIGVTGSVLNSLICNGCKIEGRVENSVLGPGVTVRHGSTVRNSIIFAGTYIDENTHIGTSIIDKNVYIGKNSIIGHGDDYTPNIEKPDLLSKGINVIGKGVKLGDGTVIERNVRIFSKVELMNYGNYITSGQTIKK from the coding sequence ATGGAAATGTTAGCTATGATTTTAGCCGGTGGAAGAGGTTCTAGACTTGATATACTTTCTGAAGAAAGAGTTAAACCAAGCGTGCCTTTTGCTGGTAAATTTAGAATAATTGACTTTACTTTAAGTAATTGTTCTAATTCTGGTATTTATGATGTGGCATTACTTACCCAATATTTACCTTTATCTCTAAATGAACATATAGGTTCAGGAAGACCTTGGGATTTTGAAAGAAGAGATTCAAGCATTACATTGTTACAACCTCACGAATCATTAAGAGGTCAATCATGGTATCAAGGTACTGCAGATGCTATAAGACAAAACTTAAAATTTATAAAAAATAAGAATCCTAAATATGTGTTAATATTATCAGGAGACCATATTTATAAAATGAATTATAAATGGATGTTAGATGAACATAAAAAGAATGATGCAGAATTAACAATAGCTGCTATTAATGTTCCTGTGGAAGAAGCATCTAGATTTGGTATTTTTGAAGTAGATGAGGATAAAAAGATTTTAAGTTTTGAAGAAAAACCAGAACATCCAAAAAGTAATTTTGCTTCAATGGGAATATATATCTTTAATACAGACTCTTTAATTAAATATATAGAAGAAGCTGAAGAAGTTGATCTTGACTTTGGTAAACATATTATACCTAAGATGATTAAAGAAGAAAGAAAAGTATTTGTTCATTGCTATGATTCATATTGGATGGATGTAGGAACTTATGATTCATACTTAGAAGCTAACCTTGATTTAATTAAAAAATCTGAAGAAGTTGGAATAAATTTATATGATCCTAATTGGAAAATTTATACTAGAAATGAAAACTTAGCTCCAGTAAGAATAGGTGTTACTGGAAGTGTTTTAAATTCATTAATATGTAATGGATGTAAAATAGAAGGTCGTGTTGAAAATTCAGTTTTAGGACCAGGAGTTACTGTAAGACATGGATCAACTGTAAGAAATAGTATAATATTTGCAGGAACATATATAGATGAAAATACACATATAGGTACAAGTATAATAGATAAAAATGTATATATTGGTAAAAACTCTATAATAGGACATGGAGACGATTATACACCTAATATAGAAAAACCAGACTTATTAAGTAAAGGTATAAATGTAATAGGAAAAGGTGTTAAACTTGGAGATGGAACAGTTATTGAAAGAAATGTTAGAATTTTTTCAAAAGTTGAATTAATGAATTATGGAAACTATATAACTAGTGGTCAAACAATAAAGAAATGA
- a CDS encoding glycogen synthase produces the protein MKIVYLASEVYPFFKTGGLADVMEALPKKMVEFGHDVTVIMPKYDKIGLKYLEKIEFVDRIEINGEIFNLVKYPDEKINYLFIENTTYYERGRVYGDMDEDYQYALFCEASLIFLKRQNIQADILHCNDWQTGPLPYFLKERYKKYDPFYWDMRVVYTIHNLMYQGRFNNYSFDRLGYYRDSERLNFMEIGLSYSDVINTVSPSYANEIKFPYFAEGLEWITSFKHIYGILNGINEELFDPMNTKDILPYNVDDLSNKLENKRKLQEMFCLPKNDDMIIGLVSRFVEGKGLDIVSARIEELIKNDSVQVIFLGSGSSYYEDYYRYLENKYPNKFKAYIGYSESVANLIYAGSDLFLMPSRYEPCGLSQMIAMRYGTIPLVRETGGLRDTVIPYDFTNDNGNGFSFLNFNADDMLNTIRFAEYVYYDRKDVWNRLIKRNMKIDNSWNKSAREYENLYNIAKQTP, from the coding sequence ATGAAAATAGTATATCTAGCTTCTGAAGTTTATCCTTTTTTTAAAACTGGAGGACTTGCAGATGTTATGGAAGCCCTACCTAAAAAGATGGTAGAATTCGGTCATGATGTGACAGTTATTATGCCTAAATATGATAAAATAGGATTAAAATATTTAGAAAAAATAGAATTTGTAGATAGAATAGAAATAAATGGAGAAATATTTAATCTTGTGAAATATCCTGATGAAAAAATAAATTACTTATTTATTGAAAATACAACATATTATGAAAGAGGACGTGTTTATGGGGATATGGATGAAGATTATCAATATGCACTATTTTGTGAAGCCTCTTTAATTTTTCTAAAAAGACAAAATATACAAGCAGATATACTTCATTGTAATGATTGGCAAACAGGTCCACTGCCGTATTTCTTAAAGGAAAGATACAAAAAATATGATCCATTTTATTGGGATATGAGGGTTGTATATACTATACATAATTTAATGTATCAAGGAAGATTTAATAATTATTCTTTTGATAGACTTGGATATTATAGAGATAGTGAAAGACTTAATTTTATGGAAATAGGACTTTCTTATTCTGATGTAATAAATACAGTTAGTCCAAGTTATGCAAATGAAATTAAATTCCCTTATTTTGCAGAAGGACTTGAATGGATAACATCATTTAAACATATATATGGTATATTAAATGGTATAAATGAAGAATTATTTGATCCGATGAATACTAAAGATATACTTCCATATAATGTGGATGACTTGAGTAATAAATTAGAAAACAAAAGAAAATTACAAGAAATGTTTTGTTTACCTAAAAATGATGATATGATAATAGGATTAGTATCTAGATTTGTTGAAGGTAAAGGACTTGATATAGTTAGTGCAAGAATAGAAGAACTTATAAAAAATGATTCAGTACAAGTGATATTTTTAGGTTCAGGATCAAGTTATTACGAAGATTACTATAGATATCTTGAAAATAAATATCCTAATAAATTTAAGGCTTATATAGGTTATTCAGAAAGTGTAGCTAATTTAATATATGCTGGGTCTGATTTATTCTTAATGCCATCAAGATATGAACCTTGTGGTCTTTCTCAAATGATAGCAATGAGATATGGAACTATACCGTTGGTAAGAGAAACAGGAGGATTAAGAGATACTGTTATACCTTATGATTTTACTAATGATAATGGTAATGGTTTTTCATTTTTGAATTTTAATGCTGATGATATGTTAAATACAATAAGATTTGCAGAATATGTATATTATGATAGAAAAGATGTTTGGAATAGACTAATTAAAAGAAATATGAAAATAGATAATTCTTGGAATAAATCAGCTAGAGAATATGAAAATTTATATAATATAGCTAAACAAACTCCCTAA